The Corynebacterium freiburgense region ATCCGTCGCGCCAAATTCTTGCTACCTCTTGTAACCCTTGCTCATCATTTTCAATAAGCCGAGTCTTTAAATCTTCCAAGCTTATATTTGCCTTTTTTGCAATAGCATGTGCTGGCAATACGGTGCCTGGAGAAAAGAGGTGACGCCAACGTGCACCTAAGCGATCTTTAAAAAACACGGTAAATTGTTTGCCATTTGGACGACACTCCAATTTTTCCACTTGCTCCATAAGTGGAATATGGGATTGGAAAAGGTCACGCATTGCCCCGGCCTTATAAGCTAAAAGAAAATCCACACAGGTAACTTCGGTGCCGTCAGAATATTTTGCTGTTTTAGAAATTGTATAGGCTACCTGCCTCGTTTGCCCTGGTAGGGACTGAGCTACAGCGAAATCCACATTTGGAATAAGCTGTCCACGCTGACCAATGACAAATACTGAGGGATATAACCTGCCCGCCAATGCTTCCGCACGAGATGATACGCCCAAATCACTGCCAGCATTTGAAGTTAACAACGGACTTGCCGCAACATAACCAAATTCGACTTCTGGTTCTTTCTTGGTGGTTGAGCAGCCAGCAAATAATCCCACCGTTGAAAGTAACGCAATAATACCTACGACGCGCTTGCGTGACGCACGCCTGCCAGATATAAACACCGTCAACCTCCACAGATTAGAAGTGATCTGGAAATTATATCCTCTCACTCCATTGTTCTTTTCGACGCCCCTGCTTCCCAAGCGCACCATCATTGCGGCAACTTCGCTCGCTTGAAAAATTCTTTCTTTCGATCACTCCATTGCTGAATTGATGGGCTCGATAGCGCAAGCATCGACAAAATATTAAGAGGCAGCGTTTCACGGACTAAAATTGCCCCAATTCCAAATTCACCTGAATTATATAACGCTTCCGCCGCTAATACATCAAATGAAATAAGGACCAACAGCCAGAGCCTCGCAATCGTTTTCCCATTCCACGTAAACCACGCGACGATACCCAATACAATTGTTGGCAAAATAACCGTGGATACCGTTACAACTTCCCGCAGCGGAACATCGGAAGGTAGTTCGAATGGCGAGTAGACCATATTTGTATACGCGCCAATAATCGCAAATATTATCGTGAATATCGTACCCGCAATAAGCGCGAGCGGACGCTGCATTTGTGGAATATAACCTTCCACAACAGCATCATTATCGGGTGCAGCATATCCCCCGGGGTCTGCTTGGGCATAGCCTTGCGCTGCGCGCTCCACCGCAAATGGGATTTCCAAATCCTTAGAAACCGGCACATAATCCAAACACACAATTGGAAGATTGCCATCCGTAGTTACCAAATCACCGCCACCATTTCGGGAGTGATAACCAGTGGAGAAATTTTCGATAACCTCCACCCTTGCCTCTGAATTTGAAACCAAAAGCGAATGAACAATATAGTCACGTTCAATATCAATATTTGCGTCGATTTTGTGGGTGATTTGAAAAGTAAATAACGATAATCCCACCGAGCGGTCGTACGTCCCCGCGGCCACCCATTGAACACGCCGACCACCCGGCAATAGCCAATGGTCAGGGCATCGCCATAATCGCACGTGGTGTCGTTGAGCAGCGTTTCCCTCCACTTCCTGCTGATACGCCAGGCATTGTCTACGCCCGAACACGAACAGTGGACTCACTGGCGCTTCAGGATAGCTTCGTTTTAATACTGAACTTAGGATAATTCCCCACGAACTTTTAAATGTCACATCATCTGCGAGTGTCCACCCCGCTAGAACCATCGCTTGATGTATTTCTTTGGCACTACCGTGAAACGCCAGGTTGATCGGGTCCCCTAAAAGTCCGTCTGAAGTGCGGGCCCTGCCAATAAAATAGCCTGGAACATATATTCGCGTAAAAATTCGGTGGATTCTTGGGAGCACAAGATACGCCGCAATTGCCCAGAACGGAATAAAAAATAATTGATACGGCCAGTCAATCACCAATGATCGACTCAGCAATAGTAATGCTAGCCACCCAGCGAGTAGTGTCGCCAACACGAAAAATAGATTATCCACAATCTCGGCCGGACTTAATCGACGAATCTGCGCATCACGGACCTTCGATGGGACATGCTCATACTTTGGGGTTCCATGAAAAAACTTCGCCATAGCAAAATTGTAGCGAGTGCTTTACCGCCGAGAACCGGCCAAAAATACAGCAAACAAGCTAGCCAAACACAGCTTACTCAGTTGTTGCTTCTGAGGATTGAGTGTTTTCTTGGCCTGTACCCAAAATCTTCTGTACGAGTTCTTTAATGATCTCAACACCACGCTCAGGTCGCGTCAAGAGTTCTTGAATCACTGAAGGGTTTTTAGCATCTGCACGAGTCAGCGTCATAACAAATGAACCTTTACCCACCTGCCCCTGTAGATTGTACGTAGTCATTGCGATTTCGTACTCACCTTCAGGACTATCGCTCGGTGTGCCGGTTATCTCACTGGTTAGGGGGTGGAATGCAAGCCCCGCCGGAAGCCCACTCACCACGGCAACGTAGGTATCAGCTGGAGAGTCAATCTGATACCTAAATGGCTTTCCAATCGTCACATGCATATCCGGCACATGCGGCACCGCAGCCTGATTCCCCTGCTGCTTCGGCGTTTCACTTGGGGTCGCTTGTGTTTTCTGGGCCGGACTCGGTTCAGCCGCAGGCGGTAATGGCTCAGCAGGCGATGGGGTCGAACTTATTGCTGGTTCCGATACCGGTTCCTGGATTCCAATAATTGACACATCCGCCAATGGATGAGCACCAGTTGGAGGCGCCAAAATAACCGTTAGGCTAGCGGCAGTAGCTCCCGCTAAAACTCGGAAAGATCTCATGGCGGAGGTCCTCCTAGGTGGACTTCTTTTAGGTGGTGGACGTGTAAATTCTTATTCTCAAAATTTTCCTAGCTGCGCCACCATTATATTCCCTTAAAGAAAATAATGAGTACTGCAACACTTTCGATACTTCCGCATAAAAACCTGTTACGCAAGTGATAAAAGTGGTAACTGATATCACTTGGCACTATAACATCACAAAGGCCCCCTATTGGGGGGACAATGTAACATCATGGTATTAAATTACGGTCGAAACCGCTAAGTGAAAACTTTGCGAACCTCATCTAGTTTCTACCATATAAAAAGCGCCACTGCCTGCAGGAATATTGCCCACAAACAATGACGCGTTTTATATTGTTGATCGCTGTGCCTTATCCGCGGCGTCGTTGAGCGAGTAGCAGCGACCCTCCAGCAGCGAAAGCTAACGCAGACAACAAGAATGCGTTGATCGCTTCCGCAGGTCCGGTATTTGCAAGTTGCTGTTGTGGCGCGGCCTGAGCAGCTGGTTGTGTTTTATGCTCAGGTGCACCCCCACCCATTCCGTCGTTCTTCGGCACACCTTTAGTCTGCGCAGGCTGGTCACCGCCACCTACACCTTGAGGACCATTATCATTTTCCGCGCCTGCAGGTGCCCCCGGAGCTGGTGCGGCATCTTCGGGCCGATAATCAGAGCTGCCCATTGACAGCGCACCAAGCACACCAGCACTCAACGCAACTGCTGCAACACTGGACAACAATCCCCCAAAGGCAGCTGAGCTAGCTGTGGAACTTCCACCCGCCGACATGGAACCAGAAGCACTGCCACTACCTGAAGAAAGTGCACCAGCACTTTCACTGGACATTGCCCCACCCGAGCCCAAAGCTTCTCCGGAGCCCATTGCCCCGCCGGAGCCCAAGGCACCATCTGAACCCATCGCGCCACTTGAACCTGCAACATCACTGGAAAGTACGCTGCTTGTCAGCCCAGGATCGACCATTGAGCCTGGCGCCAGTGACATGGTGAAGCTACCTTGGCTTGAGCCACCATCGCTACCAATAACACCAACTTCACTTATTCGGGCTGGCCCTGGTAGTGCAGTACCTGAAATCAAGCCGGTTGAGGAATCGTAGGAAAGACCCGCTGGCAAACCGCTCAGTAGCGGTGCTGAAGAGCCAGATGATAGTGGAATCTGGTAGCTAAATGGAACCCCTACTGGTACCTCCATATTTGGAATGAACGGTAATACGGACGAGCCGGGAGCAACGCTTCCAACTCCAGCCTCAGCTGACTCGCCGGCCGACCCCAGGGGGCCAGAGCCTACTGGGCCAGACCCCAAAGCGGCATCGGAGCCGTACCCTGACCCTGGCGCTGAACCCAAAGCGGCATCGGAACCATATTCACTTCCCGAGCTCGAGCCAGCACCTGGAACTACTGCCGGAGCAGATGGGGCTGGTGCGCTAGGCCCACCGGATCCGGTTGAAGAACCCAGTGCTGGAACCTTTGGAATGGCGTCATCGAGGCGGATCAATTCACTTGAGAGTTGAACACCACTGGTAAGGCCTCGAAGCTGACGTTCTACTTCACTACCAGCATTTCCGTTTTGGCATTCCGCTTCACACGCAAACGCTGGTGCCGGCATCATGGTGGCCGAAAGCCCCGTAACGACTGCACCAACGAGTAAACGAGAACGTTTCATATTTTCCTGAACTCCTTGGGTGATTCAAAAATGGTCAAACATGAAGGAAACTTGAGATAAGTCTGCGAAGCACGGAAAAGGTTTTAGCAACTGAAATTACACCTAGTCCTAAACCGCACTAATTCCGATGCTTCACTAAAGTTCATTCGCACACAAGGTATATCTACAAATAATGTGACTAATAGGACATAATTACATTAATAGTACCCCTAGTATGGGGGTGGTAATTGCCACCACTATTAGGGGCATCGCTCAGAATTATCTAAGAATCCGCTGGTACCACCCATCAAGGTTTGGCAGCAAAGAATCTAATTGTCCCCTACCTATCAAATAAGAAAATCGTCACGTTTGTGTAATACAAACGTGACGATTTATTTATCGAATTGAATTCCTATTCGGCTCCAGGCCTCCAACTCTTACCAGAAGAAGTGTTTGAATTATTTGTAGTTTCCGGCCCTGCAGGAGTAGTAACAATTCGTTTTCCATCTGCATTCCGCGTAAATTCTGAGGTGGAAACCAATTCAGCTTGTCGCTCTTCTTCCTCTGGTGCTGCGCCATTCCGTACGGCGTCAACACGTGCATTGTGGCGCTTGATCTTCTTTTGTCGGTTCTTAAGGCTCACTAAGAACGGTGTAGCCAAGAATACCGAAGAGAACGTACCCTCAATAACACCTATTAGCTGTACAAGCGCAAGGTCTTTTAGCGTTCCAACGCCCATAAGCCATACGGCCACAACCATCAAAGCCAGAATCGGCAGCGCTGAAATTACGGTGGTTGAAATCGAACGCATAACAGTCTGGTTAATAGCTAAGTTTGATAGCTCACCATAGGTGCGGCGAGTGGTTGATTCGAAGCCCGCAGTGTTTTCCTTGACCTTGTCAAACACCACAACAGTGTCATACAAGGAGAATGCCAGCACTGTGAGCAAACCGATAATGGTTGCTGGAGTAACTTCAAATCCGATTAGCGCATAGACACCAGCAATGACAATGGCGTCTACTCCAAGTGCGGAAAGCGCCGATATAGCCATGTCTCGTTCAAAACGAAGCGCGATGTATACAAAGATCAATGCAAGGAACAAACCAAGGGAAATCAGCATCCAGTAGGTAATTGTGGAACCCCATGACTCGGACACCGTAGAGTCACCAATAGCCTCGGCCGATGGGCTTCCTGAGGTGCCTTTTGGTTGGAATTCGGTAAATAACGCGTCTCGGGCTGAGGTGATTTGTTCATCACTAAGGCGCTCTGAGTTGATTTCCAAAATGCGAGAATCGCCCGCACCAACAATTTGAACCGTTACTGGGTCTACCCCCGTAGCGTCGGTAAATACTTTTTCTACTTGGGTCGTTTCCAGATTGTCTGCCGGCATATTCATTTTCGTGCCGCCTTGAAAATCAATGCCGAGTGTAAAACCTCGGATAGCAATAGCAAGGAAACAGACCACCAGGACAATTCCCGTGATTGTGTACCAGAGACGTCTGCGACCAACGAAGTCGACGCCACCTTCCCCGGTGTAGAGGCGTTTGATGGTTCCAGTGGAGCTCATTTACTTCTCCTCTTCATTGTTGGGGGCTGGGGTGCTGTACGCGAGTTGTTCTGCGGTATGCGGGGCGTCGATACGCTCATTGCGTTCTGCTTGACGTCGTTCTGCCACTTTCATCACGCTTGCCAAACCGTTGACACCCGGGCGGGCAAACCACGGAATGCGCGAGGCCAAAATAACCAAAGGCGCGGTGACTAGGAAGGTCACCAGGAGGTCGAATATTGTGGTGAGCCCAAGCGTAAACGCAAACCCCTTGACATCACCAACCGCAAGGATATAGAGCACTACAGCTGCAATAAGGGAAACGAAGTTACCAGAGATAATGGTTTGCTTCGCGCGAACCCAAGCACGTGGTACAGCCGAGCGGAATGTGCGGCCTTCACGTATTTCATCTTTAATACGTTCGTAGAACACCACAAAGGAGTCTGCGGTAGTACCAATACCAATAATCAAACCGGCAACGCCAGCCAGATCAAGCGAATATCCAATCCAGCGCCCTAGTAGGACAAGTGAGCCATACACTAATGCCCCCGAAGCAAAGAGCGAGAATATGGCAAGGAATCCGAAAACCCGGTAGTAGGCAAGCGCGAAGAGTGCTACCAAAATAAGGCCGACCAAACCCGCAATTAAACCTGCTTTCAACGAAGCAATACCAAGCGATGCAGGAACAGTGGTAGCGGTACCACCACGTTCGCCATTTTCACCGGCAAAACTAAGCGGCAGCGCACCATAGCGCAAATTATTTGCAAGTTCAGTAGCTTCTTGTTGCGTAAATGCACCAGTGATTGAAGTTCCAGATCCTGGAGGCGTCGGGGATTCGATTCGAGGCGCGGAAAGCACTTGGGAGTCAAGAGTAATAGCAACCTGGCGTTGCAAATATTCTTCGGTGAGTTGGTACCAGGTGGATCCGCCTTGCTCTGAGCCTTCAGCTTTAAAAGCGAAGTTGATTTCCATTACACCGGTTTCGGGGTTAATGCCACCGGTAATTGGTCGGTTGGTGTCAATCTCATTGCCAGTAAGGCGCTTACCATTGGCTTCATCAGTTTCCCCAACAAGCAATGGGGACGCACCTAGAATGTATTTTTGATCTGTTCCAACTTCACAAGCAATCAGCGGTTTGCTTGGTTCATCGGTTCCGGCAATTGGGTCAAGTTCATTTCCACATTGCAGCAACGTGAGTGCGGCAAATTGTTTTGTGGGATCCTCGGATTGCCGGTCATTACGTAATACTTCAGTTGTTTTTTGACGGTGTTCCGTGGCAGCTTTCGGGTTTTTCGGTTCCTCAGCTGGTTTTTTGGTTACTTTTGGTGCTTCGGCATTTGCATCTGCATTTTCTCCAGCTGCTGCCCCCGCTGCTTTAAGGCCTTCGTCAAGTTGTTTGAGTGCTTCATTAGCTTTTTCTGGGGTAATCACACCACGCTCAACCCAACGATCCGCCATTTCCACGGTAGTTTGAAGCAAGACTGCAGGATCAGGTTGCTGAGGTTCCAGCACTGGCCTAAATAACAATTGCGAGGTTTGACCCAGGGCTCGTGCTTGGGAAGTATCTTCCCCCGGAACGGTGATCACCAGTGTGGTGCCATCAGTAATCACACTGGCACCACTAACCCCCATGCCATTGACACGGTTTTCCAGGATTTGACGTGCTTGGGATAGCTGCTCCGCGGTGGGGTCTTCACCTTGCGGAACGAGGGTCACACGGGTTCCACCTTGCAAATCAATGCCCAGTTTTGGGTTTGCGCTGCGGTCGCCGGTGAAAAAGATAATTACGTAGATGGTCACTAGGATGGCCACAAACGCCGCTATGGCAAGTTTGGGCCACCTGGCGAGTCCGACGCGGGTGCGCCCGGATGACGATGCCACTGGGTTGTTCTCCTCGAGGATCGATGTACAGATTGATCAGTCCACACTCCCGTGCGGGATGTGCCCAACCTAAAAAAGACTTATTCAAATCTAGTCCACTGGACATCGTACGTCATCGTTCTGGCCCTGTTTATTCTTAAGGCTTATCGACGTCCCCCTCACGGCGACGCACAATAGCCGCCAGGTCCCACGTGGTCACCACATCTGGTGCAAGCTCTAAATCGACCTCTTGTTCACGCACCGTAACGACGACTCCATGAACCCCCGCAGCCGTAACTACCCGATCACCTGTTTGAACACTTGCTTGTAGCGCTCGGCGCTCAGCAAGCAGACGCTGCTGACGACGCAATTGCAAAAGCGAAGGCACTAAAAAGACAACAAGCAATAACGCAAGCAGTAAATATTGTGACATTGCCTTAGTGTGCCATATTTAGGGATGCTCCCCCGTTTGTTGGACTACATCGTTCTGAGTTTTATCGCCGGTAGTTTGGTTACGCACGTCTGGTGAACTGGAATTTGGTTGGGCTGCATATGGGTCTGGTTGGGGCCTGCTTGGAAGCTGCATGTTCTTTTCGGGCGCTGGGTGGTCTTTTTGGGCGCTGGTTGGTCCTTCCTGGAGGTCTGGTTGGGTGCGTTGTCACAGATTCCATTTTTTCGGCGGATTTTATGGAATTTGTGACACGATAGGTAGGGAACCTGTCACAGATTCCATTTTTTTCGCTGTTTTTATGGAATCTGCGACAAACCCCAGGTCAACGATTGTGCGCAATGTTGGTTGCTGTCACAAATTCCATTTTTTCAGGCGATTTTATGGAATCTGCGACAGTCAGCATGAAAACATCACTAGTTTGATAGGGCGCGCCTATTAAACACCCGGGAAAGCGGCTCGAAGGCTCGGGAAACCAGCCAACTCACCCCGGAAACCAGCTCAAATACTCGGAAAGCCCTGGATTTTCAGCCCACCTGCCCCGAAAATCAGGCAGATTTCACATCACCCACAACCCACCACAACATTTCCCCAGCCCACACCCCCAAACCAGGAGCCCACAACACAAATCTGCCTGTCTAGACCTGCTCCAAGTTTTTCGAAGTATGACCGATCCTGCCTAGCCCTCACCGCAACAAACAGTTACCGCAGATGTCCCCCTTACAACCCCGAAGCAGCCGAGAACGAAAACCAGTCTGACTTTTCGGGGCAAGTTCATTTACCACCTATAATAAGGTGGGTTGGAAATTTCCAGGTGAACCAGCAGGGGGTTCCAAGCCTAAATGTCGCCATGCTGCAGCGGTAGCCACACGTCCACGTCCGGTCCGTGCCATCATGCCTGCCCGGACCAAATAAGGCTCGCAAACTTCTTCGACGGTGCCGGGTTCTTCGCCAACAGCGACCGCTAGTGTACTTACCCCCACGGGACCACCACCATGGTTTTTTACCAATGCGCTTAGCACAGCACGGTCCAGGCGATCTAAGCCCATTTCATCAACATCGAAAACAATGAGGGCTGCTTTAGCTGCCCCTATATCGATATGCCCATCGGAGTATACTTCTGCGAAATCCCGAACACGGCGCAAAAGCCGGTTCGCAATACGCGGTGTACCTCGGGAACGGGAGGCAATTTCAGTTGCAGCATCTTCATCAATGCTAACGCCGAGGATGCGAGACGCACGCGTAACTACACGCGTAAGGTCTGGGACGTCGTAAAACTCCATTTGGGCAGTAAAACCAAAGCGGTCACGCAGTGGCCCAGTCAACATACCAGAACGAGTGGTTGCACCAACCAAAGTAAACGGGGCGATTTCCAATGGTATTGAAGTTGCGCCCGGGCCTTTACCGACAATGACATCGATACGGAAATCCTCCATCGCCATGTACAGCATTTCTTCGGCAGGGCGTGCGATGCGGTGGATTTCGTCGATAAACAGCACATCGCCTTCCATGAGATTCGAAAGCATCGCCGCTAGGTCGCCAGCCCGTTCGAGCGCTGGGCCGGAGGTCATTCGGAGGCTCGAACCAAGTTCCTGCGCAATAATCATTGCCATTGTTGTTTTACCCAACCCCGGGGGGCCAGACAATAACACGTGGTCTGGAGTAGACCCTCGGTTTTTCGCCCCAGTAAGCACCAAACTTAATTGACTGCGCACCTTAGGCTGGCCAATAAACTCATCGAGACTTTTAGGGCGTAACCCAGCCTCCATATCACGGTCGGTTTCCTGGCGGTGCGGCTCAACCGCGGAATCAGGGCCGCGGCGACGCTCTGGAAGCCCGCCAGGTAATTCAAACTCCGTTTTCTCTACGTCGCCCATGCCTGCCTCTCGCTACTTCTTACCTAAGTATGCAAGGGCTGCCCGTAATGTTCCGGAGGTATCCAAATCCGGCGTGTTCCCCAAGACCGCGACCACCGCAGCAGTGGCCGTACGTTCGGGGAATCCAAGTCCGACCAGAGCCTCTGTAACCTGATCCACAGCAACCCCAGACCCAGGTGCAATAGCGCTGGCTGGGACGTCGGAAAGCGCCTGAGGGGCGGTAGTAAACGCAAGCACTTTATCTTTTAAATCAACAATCATGCGTTCAGCCATACGTTTGCCCACACCCGGGATGCGCTGCAATGCTTTTGCATCACCACCGGCGATCGCATTGCCAAGCTCAGAAGGATTCATTACAGACTGTGCCGCCAAAGCCAACCGCGGACCCAACCCAGAAACCGTTTGTAAAAGGCTAAACATCTCCCGGCTGGAATCGTCCATAAAGCCATAGAGGCTCATGGCATCTTCCCGCACCACCATTGTGGTAAGCACCAGGCTTTCCTCGCCACGCCGTAATTGCCCTAATGTTTGCGGAGTAGCCGTAAACGCATACCCAACTCCCCCACATTCAATGACCGCACTATTTAAGCCAATGGTGAGCACAGTGCCACGCAAAGAAGCGATCATAAATTACAAACTCCTTTTCCCAGGAAAAATCTCCGGCACCGAAGCACCTCGACCAGAATTACGATGAGACGAACGAGAACGCGAATTAAAATCCGCCTTTGCCTTCCCCAACCGGCCTTGTTGCTGTCGACGCACCGCCTCCACCTGCGCAAACGTAGCCTGCTGACGCAATAATAGCGGGGCGCGCCAACAATGACACACAGCTAATGCCAAAGCGTCCGCAGCATCAGCAGGTTTTGGAGGCTCACTCAAACCAAGAATACGGGTGATCATTGCTGTCATCTGCTTTTTATCCGCACGCCCATTCCCCGACACCGCTTTTTTCACCTCACTGGGGGTATACATGTGCACCGGAATTTCACGCTCGGCTGCGGCCAGGGCCAAAACGCCAACAGCATGTGCAGTATTCATCACCGTAGAAACATTACCGCGTTCAAACACACGCTCGATTGCAACTACATCGGGCTGATAATCGCGCATCCACTCCTTAACGGCCCGACTCAAACGCAATAATCGCTCCGTTAATTCCGCGCCACTAGGCGTACGCACTACCCCTACTGCAACTGGCAATATTGCACGTCCACGCCCCGCTTGCACCACTGATAACCCGCACCGCGTGAGACCGGGATCAATGCCCATGACCCGCAGGCCTTCCAAATTCATAAACGTGCTCCGTTTCCGGTGGGTATTTGTAGCAAAAACATCGCGTAGCTGATAAACCACAATCCTAATTGGTCACACAAACACCAAGTGAACCAACTCCCAAACATGGTTAAGAAAAAGTTCGAAATAAAACCCGTAAGGCATTGGGTCACCTTACGGGTTTATATCTGCATTACGGGCCGCCAAAGAGAGCTTAAAGCTCTGCAAGCACCTCGTCACTCAATGACATATTCGAAAACACATTTTGCACATCATCGGAGTCTTCGAGGGCGTCGATAAGACGGAAAATCTTTTTAGCACCTTCCGCATCCAAAGGCACTTCAACAGATGCTCGGAAATCTGAATCAGCCTCATCAATTTCAATATCCGCAGCAATCAACGCTTCCTTTACGGCGGTCATATCACCTGCTGCGGAAACCACCTCAAAGCGGTCTCCCAGGTCATTGACTTCTTCTGCACCTGCGTCAAGAACAGCAAGTAACACATCGTCTTCAGATAATTCGCCTTTAGAAACTAATACAACGCCTTTTCGGGTAAACAGATAGGAAACGGCGCCAGATTCAGCCATATTTCCCCCGTTTTTGGTCATAGCTGTACGCACCTCAGTAGCCGCACGATTACGAT contains the following coding sequences:
- the yajC gene encoding preprotein translocase subunit YajC — protein: MSQYLLLALLLVVFLVPSLLQLRRQQRLLAERRALQASVQTGDRVVTAAGVHGVVVTVREQEVDLELAPDVVTTWDLAAIVRRREGDVDKP
- the secF gene encoding protein translocase subunit SecF; translation: MSSTGTIKRLYTGEGGVDFVGRRRLWYTITGIVLVVCFLAIAIRGFTLGIDFQGGTKMNMPADNLETTQVEKVFTDATGVDPVTVQIVGAGDSRILEINSERLSDEQITSARDALFTEFQPKGTSGSPSAEAIGDSTVSESWGSTITYWMLISLGLFLALIFVYIALRFERDMAISALSALGVDAIVIAGVYALIGFEVTPATIIGLLTVLAFSLYDTVVVFDKVKENTAGFESTTRRTYGELSNLAINQTVMRSISTTVISALPILALMVVAVWLMGVGTLKDLALVQLIGVIEGTFSSVFLATPFLVSLKNRQKKIKRHNARVDAVRNGAAPEEEERQAELVSTSEFTRNADGKRIVTTPAGPETTNNSNTSSGKSWRPGAE
- the ruvA gene encoding Holliday junction branch migration protein RuvA yields the protein MIASLRGTVLTIGLNSAVIECGGVGYAFTATPQTLGQLRRGEESLVLTTMVVREDAMSLYGFMDDSSREMFSLLQTVSGLGPRLALAAQSVMNPSELGNAIAGGDAKALQRIPGVGKRMAERMIVDLKDKVLAFTTAPQALSDVPASAIAPGSGVAVDQVTEALVGLGFPERTATAAVVAVLGNTPDLDTSGTLRAALAYLGKK
- a CDS encoding LssY C-terminal domain-containing protein, giving the protein MAKFFHGTPKYEHVPSKVRDAQIRRLSPAEIVDNLFFVLATLLAGWLALLLLSRSLVIDWPYQLFFIPFWAIAAYLVLPRIHRIFTRIYVPGYFIGRARTSDGLLGDPINLAFHGSAKEIHQAMVLAGWTLADDVTFKSSWGIILSSVLKRSYPEAPVSPLFVFGRRQCLAYQQEVEGNAAQRHHVRLWRCPDHWLLPGGRRVQWVAAGTYDRSVGLSLFTFQITHKIDANIDIERDYIVHSLLVSNSEARVEVIENFSTGYHSRNGGGDLVTTDGNLPIVCLDYVPVSKDLEIPFAVERAAQGYAQADPGGYAAPDNDAVVEGYIPQMQRPLALIAGTIFTIIFAIIGAYTNMVYSPFELPSDVPLREVVTVSTVILPTIVLGIVAWFTWNGKTIARLWLLVLISFDVLAAEALYNSGEFGIGAILVRETLPLNILSMLALSSPSIQQWSDRKKEFFKRAKLPQ
- a CDS encoding putative Ig domain-containing protein, which encodes MKRSRLLVGAVVTGLSATMMPAPAFACEAECQNGNAGSEVERQLRGLTSGVQLSSELIRLDDAIPKVPALGSSTGSGGPSAPAPSAPAVVPGAGSSSGSEYGSDAALGSAPGSGYGSDAALGSGPVGSGPLGSAGESAEAGVGSVAPGSSVLPFIPNMEVPVGVPFSYQIPLSSGSSAPLLSGLPAGLSYDSSTGLISGTALPGPARISEVGVIGSDGGSSQGSFTMSLAPGSMVDPGLTSSVLSSDVAGSSGAMGSDGALGSGGAMGSGEALGSGGAMSSESAGALSSGSGSASGSMSAGGSSTASSAAFGGLLSSVAAVALSAGVLGALSMGSSDYRPEDAAPAPGAPAGAENDNGPQGVGGGDQPAQTKGVPKNDGMGGGAPEHKTQPAAQAAPQQQLANTGPAEAINAFLLSALAFAAGGSLLLAQRRRG
- a CDS encoding putative Ig domain-containing protein is translated as MRSFRVLAGATAASLTVILAPPTGAHPLADVSIIGIQEPVSEPAISSTPSPAEPLPPAAEPSPAQKTQATPSETPKQQGNQAAVPHVPDMHVTIGKPFRYQIDSPADTYVAVVSGLPAGLAFHPLTSEITGTPSDSPEGEYEIAMTTYNLQGQVGKGSFVMTLTRADAKNPSVIQELLTRPERGVEIIKELVQKILGTGQENTQSSEATTE
- the ruvC gene encoding crossover junction endodeoxyribonuclease RuvC → MNLEGLRVMGIDPGLTRCGLSVVQAGRGRAILPVAVGVVRTPSGAELTERLLRLSRAVKEWMRDYQPDVVAIERVFERGNVSTVMNTAHAVGVLALAAAEREIPVHMYTPSEVKKAVSGNGRADKKQMTAMITRILGLSEPPKPADAADALALAVCHCWRAPLLLRQQATFAQVEAVRRQQQGRLGKAKADFNSRSRSSHRNSGRGASVPEIFPGKRSL
- the ruvB gene encoding Holliday junction branch migration DNA helicase RuvB, producing the protein MGDVEKTEFELPGGLPERRRGPDSAVEPHRQETDRDMEAGLRPKSLDEFIGQPKVRSQLSLVLTGAKNRGSTPDHVLLSGPPGLGKTTMAMIIAQELGSSLRMTSGPALERAGDLAAMLSNLMEGDVLFIDEIHRIARPAEEMLYMAMEDFRIDVIVGKGPGATSIPLEIAPFTLVGATTRSGMLTGPLRDRFGFTAQMEFYDVPDLTRVVTRASRILGVSIDEDAATEIASRSRGTPRIANRLLRRVRDFAEVYSDGHIDIGAAKAALIVFDVDEMGLDRLDRAVLSALVKNHGGGPVGVSTLAVAVGEEPGTVEEVCEPYLVRAGMMARTGRGRVATAAAWRHLGLEPPAGSPGNFQPTLL
- the secD gene encoding protein translocase subunit SecD — its product is MASSSGRTRVGLARWPKLAIAAFVAILVTIYVIIFFTGDRSANPKLGIDLQGGTRVTLVPQGEDPTAEQLSQARQILENRVNGMGVSGASVITDGTTLVITVPGEDTSQARALGQTSQLLFRPVLEPQQPDPAVLLQTTVEMADRWVERGVITPEKANEALKQLDEGLKAAGAAAGENADANAEAPKVTKKPAEEPKNPKAATEHRQKTTEVLRNDRQSEDPTKQFAALTLLQCGNELDPIAGTDEPSKPLIACEVGTDQKYILGASPLLVGETDEANGKRLTGNEIDTNRPITGGINPETGVMEINFAFKAEGSEQGGSTWYQLTEEYLQRQVAITLDSQVLSAPRIESPTPPGSGTSITGAFTQQEATELANNLRYGALPLSFAGENGERGGTATTVPASLGIASLKAGLIAGLVGLILVALFALAYYRVFGFLAIFSLFASGALVYGSLVLLGRWIGYSLDLAGVAGLIIGIGTTADSFVVFYERIKDEIREGRTFRSAVPRAWVRAKQTIISGNFVSLIAAVVLYILAVGDVKGFAFTLGLTTIFDLLVTFLVTAPLVILASRIPWFARPGVNGLASVMKVAERRQAERNERIDAPHTAEQLAYSTPAPNNEEEK